Below is a genomic region from Rubrobacter aplysinae.
TAATTCCACACGGGGTTATCTGCGGAGCCTGGATGGCTCTGTAACTCCGGGCAAGTTCTGACGGCTGCGGACGACTGCGGAGGGGCATTGTTACACCAGACGGTCTTCTTCATAGCGGCGGTGTGGATGACCGTCCTGTTCACGGTCACGGCGATTTCGGTGGTGCGGATGCGCACGACGGCGGCGCGCATCCTGGCGCTAGACACCCTGACGCTCGTGCTGGTCGCGTTGCTCGTGCTCTACGGGAGCTCCTACCAGAGCCCCTACTTTCTGGAGGCGGCGCTCGCGCTATCGTTACTGGCCTTTATAGCGACGCTCGCGGCCGCCCGTTACCACGGCAACCGGAGGATCTTCTAGGGATGATAATAAGCCTGCTGGCGGACGCTCTCGTCATACTCGGCGTCTTCATAATGACCATCGGGGTGATCGGCATGCTCAGGATGCCCGACACTTACACCAAGACCCACGCGGCCTCCAAGGCGGTCTTTCTCGGTGTGATCGCGATTCTGGTCGCCTCGACGGCCTCGGGACAGGCGGACGTCATCCTGCGGGTAATACTGATCGTCGTGGCCCTGATCCTGACCACCCCCGTCGCCTCCCACGTGGTCGCCCGCGCCGCCTTCGAACGCAACGAGGTAATGCGCTCACCGGAGGCGGTGGACGAGTCCGGGTCCGGGCTGGACCGGAGGCCCGGATCCCCCGGCTAGTTCAGGGAGGCCGGGTAGATCCGGTAGATGAGTCTACCTAGCCCTTCAACCAGGCGAGAGCCTCATCGCGCTGTCCGGGCTCGAAATTCTCGATCTCCATGCTGGTGGACGAACCCAGATTCTCCGCGAGGTCCTCTATCCACCGCTTCTCGCTCACTACCGCCATGCGCTCGGCGTTCTGGAAGATGCTCGTCTCGAGCTTCGTGTCCTCCCACAGGGCCTTCGGCCCCATGCTGCCGAGCTCCTCGTACACCATGAGCAGCCTCAGCTTGTCGTACTCTTCGTCGAGGAGACCGCCGAACGTGCGGCCTCTATGTCCTTTTCCTCTACCTCTCCATCGAGGTAAAGCTCGACGATGTTCGTGTCCTGTACCTGGCTTGCGGTTAGCAACGCCGTCTCCTCTTTTCGGGGTTGAACTCTGTCTGTTACCTCTGTGTATGATCTCCATAATCTTCATGATCTTTATTCTCTACATGATCCACCTCCCAAGGCTCATGAGATGCGCTGGCTACTCCAGGAGGCGGACTACGCCCGTGGTGCCGTCCACCTCGACCTTCTGGCCGTCCCGGAGCTTCGTGGTTACGCCCTGGATTCCGGCCACGCACGGCTTGCCGTACTCGCGGGCCACGACACCGCCATGCTGGAGCATGCCGCCAACCTCCAGGATCACGGCCTCGGCGTTCAAGAACAGCGGCGTCCAGCCCGGGTCGGTGGTGTAGGCGACAAGCACGTCCCCCTTCTCGACGGGCTTCTCCCGGGGTGTTTGCAGGATCTTGATCCGTCCCGTGGCCGTCCCGCGGGAGATTCCGAGCCCGGTATATACGTCCGGATCATCCTGCGGCGTTTCGACCTGCCCGATGCGGCCGCGGGAGTCTATGAGGTGCGGGAACGAGTCCACCTGCTTTAGCTTCTGGTAGAACGGCAGCCTCTTCGCGAGCACCTCTCGCAAGTCGTAGGCGGGGTCCGCGTTCGCGGCCGACACCTCGTCCAGGGTGAGGTAGAAAATCTCCTCTCTATTGTCGAGCCGCCCCTTTTCGACGAGGCGGTCGGCCTCGATCAGGGCGCGCCGCCGGAACGCTCCGTTCGCCAGGACCATCAGGTACTTTGGCGTGTCTCGGGTGCCGCCCATCATGTCGATCATGCCGTATGCTCGCTCTAGCTGGCGGCTCTTGCGGTTGTCGAGCTTCTCCTGCAACTGCTCGTAGGCCGCTTTGCGATTGGCGACGCGCTCTTCCTGCGACTTCTCGGGATCGAAGGTACTCTCTGCCATGTAGGACATCTGCTCTAAGGCGAGCCTCGGCTCGTCGCCGTAGCGGGGGTTCGAGAGATCCAGCTCACCCGGTCCCCGGGACCCGTATTGCTCGACGAACTCAGCCCACGCCGCCATGAACTC
It encodes:
- a CDS encoding monovalent cation/H+ antiporter complex subunit F, with protein sequence MLHQTVFFIAAVWMTVLFTVTAISVVRMRTTAARILALDTLTLVLVALLVLYGSSYQSPYFLEAALALSLLAFIATLAAARYHGNRRIF
- the mnhG gene encoding monovalent cation/H(+) antiporter subunit G; its protein translation is MIISLLADALVILGVFIMTIGVIGMLRMPDTYTKTHAASKAVFLGVIAILVASTASGQADVILRVILIVVALILTTPVASHVVARAAFERNEVMRSPEAVDESGSGLDRRPGSPG
- a CDS encoding SpoIIAA family protein; translation: MVYEELGSMGPKALWEDTKLETSIFQNAERMAVVSEKRWIEDLAENLGSSTSMEIENFEPGQRDEALAWLKG